From a region of the Falco cherrug isolate bFalChe1 chromosome 9, bFalChe1.pri, whole genome shotgun sequence genome:
- the DKK1 gene encoding dickkopf-related protein 1 — protein sequence MRGLVALLAALSCAAPGGRAAAPGGALSSNAIKGPPLGGAAEASAAPASPFDGSNKPPPAATRQPFPCAEDEDCGPEEFCGGAARGGGAPLCLACRRRRKRCLRDAMCCPGTTCSNGLCTPPEPPHGAAELDEIGTEALPRRTPAPAWLPPAKGEEGDFCLRSSDCVAGLCCARHFWSKICKPVLREGQVCTRHRRKGTHSLEIFQRCQCAEGLACRLQREHGPADASRLHTCQRH from the exons ATGCGGGGGCTGGTGGCGCTGCTGGCGGCGCTGAGCTGCGCggccccgggcgggcgggcggcggcgcccggcggTGCCCTCAGCTCCAACGCCATCAAGGGACCCCCCCTGGGGGGGGCGGCCGAGGCCAGCGCCGCTCCCGCCTCGCCCTTCGACGGCAGCAACAAGCCGCCGCCGGCTGCCACCCGGCAG cctttcccctgCGCCGAGGACGAGGACTGCGGCCCCGAGGAGTTTTGCGGGGGGGCGGCCCGCGGGGGGGGCGCCCCGCTTTGCCTCGCCTGCCGGAGACGCCGCAAGCGCTGCCTGCGCGACGCCATGTGCTGCCCCGGCACCACCTGCAGCAACg GGCTCTGCACCCCCCCGGAGCCTCCCCACGGGGCCGCCGAGCTGGATGAGATCGGCACTGAGGCTCTGCCCCGACGGACGCcggctcctgcctggctcccccCTGCCAAAG GTGAGGAGGGGGACTTCTGCCTGCGCTCGTCGGACTGCgtggctgggctgtgctgtgcccgtCACTTCTGGTCCAAAATCTGCAAGCCAGTGCTGCGGGAAGGGCAGGTGTGTACCCGGCACCGGCGAAAAGGCACCCACAGCCTGGAGATCTTCCAGCGGTGCCAGTGCGCCGAGGGGCTGGCGTGCCGCCTGCAGCGAGAGCACGGCCCGGCTGATGCCTCCCGCCTGCACACCTGCCAGCGGCACTGA